From one Mytilus galloprovincialis chromosome 13, xbMytGall1.hap1.1, whole genome shotgun sequence genomic stretch:
- the LOC143056446 gene encoding carbonyl reductase [NADPH] 3-like — MTGRVAIVTGANKGIGYAIVESLCKQFDGDVILTGRSEERCKAAVAQLQEKRLSPKYNTLDIDDSSSTTKLKDFVKDNYGGIDILVNNAGISNKVGTIGVRATTTCGTNYFGTLNVCNTLFPLLKPHSRVVNVSSMASQEAISKCSEEIRSKFKQPNITTDELTALIQQFIDAAQNDDHEKQGFFLKPYGMSKLGVTVMTFIQQRKLNTDPREDIVVNACCPGYVATDMTSLKGPKTITEGADTPVYLALLPPGTTSPKGDFVSERIIQNWG, encoded by the exons ATGACTGGACGCGTTGCAATT GTGACGGGTGCAAATAAAGGAATCGGTTATGCCATTGTAGAATCTTTGTGTAAACAGTTTGATGGGGACGTCATTTTAACAG GTCGATCCGAGGAGAGATGTAAAGCTGCAGTAGCTCAACTACAGGAGAAAAGACTTTCACCTAAATACAATactctcgatattgacgactcgAGTTCAACCACCAAACTGAAGGATTTTGTGAAGGATAATTATGGAGGGATTGATATCTTGGTAAACAATGCTGGAATTTCAAACAAG GTAGGAACTATTGGCGTGCGGGCTACAACGACATGTGGGACAAATTACTTTGGTACCTTGAATGTTTGTAATACTTTGTTTCCTCTTCTAAAGCCTCATTCTAG gGTAGTAAATGTGTCCAGCATGGCTTCACAAGAAGCAATTAGTAAGTGTAGTGAAGAGATTAGGTCAAAGTTCAAACAGCCAAACATAACTACGGATGAATTGACTGCATTAATTCAACAGTTTATTGA TGCTGCACaaaatgatgaccatgaaaaACAAGGATTCTTTTTAAAGCCTTATGGAATGTCAAAACTTGGAGTAACTGTTATGACGTTCATTCAACAAAGAAAATTAAACACAGATCCCAGGGAAGATATTGTTGTTAATGCT TGTTGTCCTGGCTATGTTGCAACAGATATGACATCGCTTAAAGGTCCTAAAACAATAACAGAAG GAGCAGATACACCAGTGTACTTAGCATTACTACCACCAGGAACTACAAGTCCTAAAGGAGATTTTGTGTCGGAGCGAATTATTCAGAATTGGGGATAA